A genomic segment from Juglans regia cultivar Chandler chromosome 14, Walnut 2.0, whole genome shotgun sequence encodes:
- the LOC109000624 gene encoding exocyst complex component EXO70A1-like, whose protein sequence is MAEEVLENMEGLVTARQRLKTSIEKSRAFASALDEMGPKLEKINQRLPSLEAAARSISVQKSAFSASKDHIGHALGPASAVLKVFYTARELKMSLVSDPCSDLFNYLLVMKRLEEVLRFLAENCRLAIMWLEGINELVEKDVAVTNEKYLAVVKKSLRILRELQANEERDLLGGGLLGAALEKLGIEFKRLLTERSVPLDLASLATFTVEQASSTIASSYLPLPVMEKLQAIVERLNSNNKLEMCISVYVDARSSNAKRSLQALGLDYLEMRISKFEDVQHLEGYIDQWNKHLVLAVKHLFELEYRLCNDVFKKIGSDVAMGCFAKIAAQSGIHAFLQFGKHVTECKKDPIKLLKLLDMFASLNNLRLDFNLLFRGENCTEIQNSTRDLVKRIVNGACEIFWQLPLQLELQRRTSPPSDGSVPRLVSFITHYCNQLLGDDYRPILTQVLKIHQSWEQENYGEDLISNQVLVIMKEIGLNLDGWSKVYEDISLSYLFMMNNHFHLCNMKGTKLRDMMGDSWLTGHEQYTDYYAELYLRESWGKLLALLNQKSMTTLAGEDPVMERLKAFNEAFDQIYKKQSNRIICDEKLREKVCELLVQAILPVYSSYMQDHHMTFVEQDGAASNYVKYSVQSLEKMISSMFRPKLSKYNNSTEQRNLMGSVDYRAWKLQNMLSSLFRQKLRKHGSSRQAHLRAKIRSFVANQFRLTLTAI, encoded by the coding sequence ATGGCCGAGGAGGTTCTGGAGAACATGGAGGGTCTTGTAACTGCTAGGCAGCGGTTGAAGACTAGCATAGAGAAATCACGGGCTTTTGCTTCTGCACTGGACGAGATGGGGCCGAAACTGGAAAAGATTAACCAAAGATTGCCATCTTTGGAAGCTGCAGCAAGATCCATCTCTGTGCAAAAATCTGCATTTTCTGCAAGCAAAGACCACATTGGTCATGCTTTAGGACCTGCTTCTGCAGTTCTGAAGGTCTTTTATACCGCTCGTGAGCTTAAGATGTCACTTGTGTCTGACCCTTGTTCTGATCTCTTCAACTACCTTTTAGTCATGAAAAGGCTTGAAGAAGTATTGAGGTTTCTTGCTGAGAATTGCCGGTTGGCAATTATGTGGTTAGAGGGCATTAATGAACTCGTGGAGAAAGATGTTGCAGTCACCAATGAAAAGTACCTAGCTGTTGTGAAGAAATCTTTGAGAATTCTACGAGAGTTGCAGGCCAATGAGGAACGTGACCTTCTTGGTGGAGGGCTTCTTGGTGCTGCATTAGAAAAACTTGGAATTGAATTCAAGCGACTTCTGACAGAAAGGAGTGTTCCTCTTGATTTGGCTTCTCTAGCAACCTTCACTGTGGAGCAAGCCTCCAGTACCATTGCATCATCATATTTGCCATTGCCGGTCATGGAGAAATTGCAGGCAATTGTTGAAAGATTAAATTCCAACAACAAACTAGAGATGTGCATATCGGTGTATGTTGATGCTCGGAGTTCCAATGCTAAACGAAGCCTTCAAGCTCTTGGTTTGGATTACCTTGAGATGCGTATCTCAAAGTTTGAAGATGTGCAGCATCTAGAGGGTTACATCGATCAATGGAATAAGCATTTGGTGTTGGCTGTGAAGCATCTTTTTGAGCTCGAGTATAGACTCTGCAATGATGTTTTCAAGAAGATTGGATCAGATGTTGCAATGGGATGCTTTGCAAAGATCGCTGCTCAGTCCGGAATCCATGCTTTTCTCCAATTCGGGAAACATGTGACAGAATGTAAGAAGGATCCGATTAAACTCTTGAAGCTATTGGACATGTTTGCTTCGTTGAACAATCTGAGATTGGATTTCAACCTGCTTTTCAGGGGAGAAAACTGCACTGAAATCCAGAATTCTACAAGGGATCTTGTCAAAAGGATTGTTAATGGTGCCTGTGAGATTTTCTGGCAACTTCCTCTTCAATTGGAGCTGCAAAGGCGAACTTCTCCTCCTTCAGATGGCAGTGTTCCAAGGCTGGTGAGCTTCATAACTCACTACTGTAATCAGCTGCTTGGTGATGATTACAGGCCCATCTTGACCCAGGTTCTCAAGATCCATCAGAGCTGGGAACAAGAGAATTATGGAGAGGATCTAATTTCCAATCAGGTTTTGGTCATAATGAAGGAAATTGGGCTAAATTTAGATGGATGGTCAAAGGTCTATGAGGATATATCCTTGTCCTACCTCTTCATGATGAACAATCACTTCCATTTATGCAACATGAAAGGCACGAAGCTCAGGGACATGATGGGAGACTCTTGGCTAACAGGACATGAGCAGTATACAGATTATTATGCAGAACTTTACTTGAGAGAGAGCTGGGGCAAGCTTCTAGCACTTCTCAACCAAAAGAGTATGACTACATTGGCTGGTGAAGATCCAGTTATGGAAAGGCTGAAAGCATTTAATGAGGCTTTTGATCAAATATATAAGAAGCAATCCAACAGGATCATCTGTGACGAGAAGTTGAGGGAGAAAGTGTGTGAACTCTTAGTGCAAGCTATTCTACCTGTTTATAGCAGTTACATGCAAGATCATCACATGACTTTTGTTGAACAAGATGGTGCAGCCAGCAATTATGTGAAATACAGTGTGCAAAGTCTGGAGAAAATGATCAGCTCTATGTTCCGGCCAAAGCTAAGCAAATACAACAACAGCACAGAACAAAGAAACTTGATGGGTAGTGTGGATTACCGTGCATGGAAATTGCAGAATATGCTTAGCTCTCTATTCCGGCAAAAGTTAAGGAAGCATGGCAGCAGCAGGCAAGCACACCTGAGAGCCAAGATAAGAAGTTTTGTGGCCAACCAGTTCCGATTGACTCTTACTGCCATTTGa